A stretch of Desulfobulbaceae bacterium DB1 DNA encodes these proteins:
- a CDS encoding recombinase, with protein MNTTMPQDSLFNKQYQKHLKCLKLGGLQPKTIDAYARAIRRIGNYFDCRIDNLNSGQLLDYFTELLDTHSWSAVKLDLYGLKFFYSGVLNKPWEDIPLIKPPKTSRIPDILSVEQTGQLFAATKTLSYKVFFFTCYSMGLRLGEGIRLTVGDIDAGNMRVHIRDAKGNKDRLVPLPDKTLRVLREFWAMHKHPRFLFPSRKRGLKNAHLVDLPLDRGGIQTTMQTVVRQLGIKKNLMPLPASQLCHPHAGGRG; from the coding sequence ATGAACACCACCATGCCACAAGATTCCCTCTTCAACAAGCAGTATCAGAAACACCTGAAATGCCTCAAACTGGGCGGTCTGCAGCCCAAGACCATCGACGCCTACGCCAGGGCGATCCGGCGTATCGGCAACTATTTCGATTGCAGGATTGACAACCTCAACTCCGGCCAGTTGCTCGACTATTTCACGGAACTCCTGGACACGCATTCCTGGAGCGCGGTCAAGCTCGACCTCTACGGCCTGAAGTTCTTCTATTCCGGGGTACTGAACAAACCCTGGGAAGATATCCCCCTGATCAAGCCTCCCAAGACATCCAGAATCCCTGACATCCTGTCCGTCGAGCAGACGGGGCAACTATTTGCCGCAACCAAAACCTTGAGCTACAAGGTCTTCTTTTTTACCTGCTACAGCATGGGCCTGCGCCTTGGCGAAGGCATTCGACTCACAGTCGGCGACATCGACGCAGGCAACATGCGGGTCCATATTCGTGATGCCAAGGGTAACAAGGACCGGCTGGTGCCGCTGCCAGACAAGACCTTGCGGGTGCTGCGGGAGTTCTGGGCCATGCACAAGCATCCCCGGTTCCTCTTCCCCAGCAGGAAAAGAGGTCTGAAAAATGCCCACCTGGTTGATTTGCCCCTGGACAGGGGCGGCATTCAAACCACCATGCAGACCGTTGTCCGGCAACTCGGCATAAAAAAAAATCTCATGCCACTCCCTGCGTCACAGCTATGCCACCCACATGCTGGAGGCCGGGGTTGA
- a CDS encoding IS91 family transposase, with translation MLLSTIINKFRDSFFRTYNKNLLSGHIKALESMARCRYEHGPHMLARCSDHRCGERIYIPHSCGHRNCPHCQNHESRQWLESQLDKRLPCQYYLITFTLPGQMRDLAWKHQKTVYALMFRAVQDLLKSFTNNDKKLGGSAGFTAILHTHSRTLDYHPHIHVVMPGASINPQTGLWKEKSGKYLFSHKAMAKVFRAKLLQTLVENKLPVPHDCPDQWVVDCKDAGNGEKALIYLGRYLYRGVIREKDILHCRDGMVTFRYRHAKSGEDRTRTVKGEYFLYLLMLHVLPRGFRRARSYGFLHACSKKLLRFLQLVLRVAPWRALVRNLKQRPAIICPACGAAMVIAATMIARPPAMAAPLRQ, from the coding sequence ATGCTGCTCTCCACGATCATCAACAAGTTCAGGGACAGCTTCTTCCGCACCTACAACAAAAATCTCCTGTCAGGCCACATCAAGGCTCTGGAGTCCATGGCCCGATGCAGATACGAGCATGGACCGCACATGCTGGCCCGTTGTTCGGACCACCGGTGCGGCGAACGGATCTATATTCCCCATTCCTGCGGCCACAGAAACTGCCCCCATTGCCAGAACCATGAGAGCCGGCAGTGGCTGGAAAGCCAGCTTGACAAACGACTGCCGTGTCAATACTACCTGATCACCTTCACGCTGCCCGGGCAGATGCGGGATCTGGCGTGGAAACACCAGAAAACCGTTTACGCCCTGATGTTCAGGGCAGTACAGGACCTCCTGAAATCCTTCACCAATAACGACAAAAAACTCGGCGGATCAGCGGGATTCACCGCCATCCTCCACACCCATTCCAGAACCCTGGACTATCATCCGCACATCCACGTTGTCATGCCCGGAGCAAGCATCAACCCGCAAACCGGGCTGTGGAAGGAAAAATCCGGGAAATATCTCTTCAGCCACAAGGCCATGGCCAAGGTCTTTCGGGCGAAGCTGCTCCAGACCCTGGTCGAAAACAAGCTGCCGGTTCCCCATGATTGCCCCGATCAGTGGGTGGTTGACTGCAAGGACGCGGGCAACGGCGAGAAGGCCCTTATCTATCTTGGCCGTTATCTGTACCGGGGTGTTATCCGGGAAAAAGACATCCTGCACTGCCGGGACGGCATGGTCACCTTCCGGTATCGCCATGCCAAAAGCGGAGAAGACCGGACCCGAACCGTCAAGGGCGAGTACTTCCTCTACCTGCTTATGCTCCATGTGCTGCCCCGAGGGTTTCGACGGGCAAGGTCGTATGGTTTTCTCCATGCATGCAGCAAAAAGCTGCTCCGCTTCCTGCAGCTGGTGCTGCGGGTCGCGCCATGGCGCGCCCTTGTCCGCAACCTGAAGCAACGGCCGGCTATCATCTGCCCGGCCTGCGGGGCCGCCATGGTGATCGCCGCGACAATGATCGCCCGGCCACCGGCCATGGCCGCTCCGTTACGGCAATAG
- a CDS encoding transporter, with protein sequence MKKLNVMIRCLLLLVVFFAFAACASTSQKASTGEYVDDSVITTKVKSLIAKDDLVNLFKISVETYKGTVQLSGFVNSQQAAKRAGQIARSVEGVQSVKNDLIVK encoded by the coding sequence ATGAAAAAGCTGAACGTCATGATCCGTTGTTTATTGCTTCTTGTGGTCTTCTTCGCCTTTGCGGCCTGTGCATCAACGTCCCAGAAGGCAAGCACGGGTGAATACGTTGACGATTCGGTCATCACGACAAAGGTAAAATCCCTGATTGCCAAGGATGATCTTGTCAATTTATTCAAAATCAGCGTCGAAACTTACAAAGGCACCGTTCAGTTGAGCGGCTTTGTCAATTCGCAGCAAGCCGCCAAAAGAGCGGGGCAAATCGCTCGCAGCGTCGAGGGGGTTCAATCCGTCAAAAATGATCTGATCGTGAAATAG